A genome region from Primulina eburnea isolate SZY01 chromosome 9, ASM2296580v1, whole genome shotgun sequence includes the following:
- the LOC140841802 gene encoding protein EXORDIUM-like 5 — MAALQTAVILAFFGFLIFFFFPSTVQSAHHKKRTSTDYKVTFNPQLPPRSLAASKRYEGSSDLVNLRYHMGPVLSSPINIYLIWYGKWAASQQLVIKDFLLSISTFNHRAAPSPSVSEWWRTVSLYTDQTGANISRSVLIAGEYSDTKYSLGTHLTRLCIQQVIGSAVKSKPFHVDHKNGIYLVLTSVDVTVEDFCRAVCGFHYFTFPSMVGYTLPYAWVGNSGKQCPELCAYPFAIPSYMSGGGATPLNPPNGDIGVDGMISVIGHELAELSSNPLVNAWYAGEDPMAPTEIGDLCEGLYGTGGGGGYIGEVMRDGEGRSYNMNGRRRRKFLVQWIWSPILKACAGPNALD; from the coding sequence ATGGCAGCACTTCAAACGGCCGTAATTCTCGCCTTCTTTGGTTTCTTGATATTCTTCTTCTTCCCTTCGACAGTTCAATCCGCCCATCACAAGAAGCGGACCAGTACTGACTACAAGGTGACTTTCAATCCTCAGCTTCCTCCCAGATCCTTGGCGGCATCGAAGAGATACGAGGGCTCGTCGGATCTCGTCAATCTAAGGTACCACATGGGTCCGGTTCTGTCTTCTCCGATCAATATCTACCTCATTTGGTACGGGAAGTGGGCTGCATCACAGCAGCTCGTTATCAAGGACTTTCTGCTCTCCATATCCACCTTCAACCACCGGGCCGCTCCTTCCCCTTCCGTGTCTGAGTGGTGGCGCACGGTCTCCCTCTACACTGACCAGACGGGGGCCAACATTTCGCGATCTGTTCTCATTGCCGGCGAGTATTCGGATACGAAATACTCCCTTGGGACGCATCTGACCCGTCTCTGCATCCAGCAAGTTATCGGCTCTGCCGTCAAGTCCAAACCCTTCCACGTCGACCACAAGAACGGCATCTATCTCGTCCTCACCTCAGTGGATGTGACCGTGGAAGATTTCTGCAGGGCAGTTTGTGGGTTCCACTACTTCACATTCCCGTCGATGGTGGGTTACACATTGCCGTACGCGTGGGTGGGTAACTCCGGGAAGCAATGCCCTGAGCTCTGTGCTTACCCCTTCGCTATTCCGTCGTACATGTCCGGTGGAGGTGCCACGCCGTTGAATCCTCCGAACGGAGACATAGGAGTTGATGGGATGATAAGCGTCATTGGCCACGAGCTGGCGGAGCTATCGTCGAACCCGCTAGTGAACGCGTGGTACGCGGGCGAGGATCCGATGGCTCCGACGGAGATTGGAGATCTATGTGAAGGTCTGTACGGAACTGGTGGCGGCGGAGGGTACATAGGGGAGGTGATGAGGGACGGAGAAGGGAGGAGCTACAATATGAATGGGCGGCGGCGGAGGAAATTCTTGGTGCAGTGGATTTGGAGTCCAATTCTCAAGGCCTGTGCTGGTCCCAATGCCCTTGATTGA